The following proteins are co-located in the Trichormus variabilis 0441 genome:
- a CDS encoding NADP-dependent isocitrate dehydrogenase has translation MYNKITPPTTGEKITFKNGEPVVPDNPIIPFIRGDGTGIDIWPATEKVLDAAVAKAYQGKRKISWFKIYAGDEACDLYGTYQYLPEDTLTAIREYGVAIKGPLTTPVGGGIRSLNVALRQIFDLYACVRPCRYYAGTPSPHKNPEKLDVIVYRENTEDIYLGIEWKQGSEIGDRLISILNKELIPATPEHGKKQIPLDAGIGIKPISKTGSQRLVRRAIKHALTLPKHKQQVTLVHKGNIMKYTEGAFRDWGYELATSEFRQETVTERESWILSNKEKNPNISLEDNARQIDPGFDALTPEKKAQIVKEVETVLNSIWETHGNGKWKEKVLVNDRIADSIFQQIQTRPDEYSILATMNLNGDYLSDAAAAIVGGLGMGPGANIGDSCAVFEATHGTAPKHAGLDRINPGSVILSGVMMLEYLGWQEAADLIKKGLSDAIANSQVTYDLARLLEPPVEPLKCSEFADAIIKHFG, from the coding sequence ATGTACAACAAGATTACCCCCCCTACAACCGGAGAAAAAATTACCTTCAAAAATGGTGAGCCGGTTGTGCCTGACAATCCAATTATCCCCTTTATTCGGGGCGATGGAACGGGAATTGATATTTGGCCAGCTACGGAAAAAGTACTGGATGCGGCGGTAGCCAAAGCCTATCAAGGTAAGCGGAAAATTAGTTGGTTTAAGATTTACGCTGGGGATGAAGCCTGTGATTTATACGGGACTTATCAGTATTTACCAGAGGATACCTTAACAGCCATTAGGGAATATGGTGTGGCAATTAAAGGACCTTTGACTACTCCGGTCGGTGGTGGTATCCGTTCCTTGAATGTGGCACTAAGACAAATTTTTGACTTATACGCCTGTGTACGTCCTTGCCGTTATTATGCGGGTACACCCTCACCTCACAAAAATCCTGAAAAGCTAGATGTCATTGTTTATCGGGAAAACACAGAAGATATTTATCTGGGGATTGAGTGGAAACAAGGTAGTGAAATAGGCGATCGCCTCATCTCTATCCTCAACAAAGAACTCATCCCCGCCACCCCAGAACACGGTAAAAAGCAAATCCCCCTAGATGCTGGGATAGGGATCAAACCCATCAGCAAAACTGGTTCCCAGCGCCTAGTACGTCGCGCCATCAAACACGCCCTTACATTACCCAAACACAAGCAACAAGTGACCTTGGTGCATAAGGGTAACATCATGAAGTACACCGAAGGGGCTTTCCGTGATTGGGGTTACGAATTAGCCACAAGTGAGTTCCGCCAAGAGACTGTCACCGAAAGGGAATCTTGGATTTTAAGCAACAAGGAGAAAAACCCGAATATATCCTTGGAAGACAACGCCCGTCAAATTGACCCTGGTTTTGATGCCCTGACCCCAGAGAAAAAAGCGCAAATTGTCAAGGAAGTAGAAACAGTTCTTAACTCAATTTGGGAAACCCACGGTAACGGGAAGTGGAAAGAGAAAGTGTTAGTAAATGACCGGATTGCTGACAGTATCTTTCAACAAATCCAAACCAGACCAGATGAGTATTCGATTCTGGCGACAATGAACTTAAACGGCGATTACTTGTCTGATGCGGCGGCTGCTATTGTCGGCGGCTTAGGAATGGGGCCAGGGGCAAATATTGGCGATTCCTGCGCCGTGTTTGAAGCTACCCACGGTACAGCACCCAAACACGCCGGCTTAGACAGAATTAACCCAGGTTCAGTCATCTTATCTGGGGTGATGATGTTGGAGTATTTGGGTTGGCAAGAAGCCGCAGACCTAATTAAGAAAGGTTTAAGTGATGCGATCGCTAATAGCCAAGTCACCTACGATTTAGCTAGATTACTCGAACCACCAGTTGAACCCCTAAAATGTTCTGAATTTGCCGACGCAATTATCAAACATTTCGGTTAA
- a CDS encoding sugar transferase, producing MSNVQLDKTYLDLREPVFIKLRKGSWWLRLVTLVIVDFSLLLLAWVLAKNYSTNYNWFDIKSFSSISIAAAIQIGALAIQGNYHSGKKWYDYLNILKTLTFAHGLILFFCLLYQPIIESKSSSLIIWSWVFSTTFVCFGRYIVYLKLNYLRRFKLLGRAKIFIICESQKYEKFVNLINKDERYVLLGQANANCLDRDYRQETLGKLNKLGVTEIFVSWDAIKNRIFVCWLFQAAGIAVHIVPMELNPIHRDIDFNRIGGMTYLTFDCPIITGRDFWIKRSFDFCFASLFLLLTFPVYLAIAIAIKLDSPGTVFYKQTRIGIRGKQFKVWKFRTMRSDAEKMQKELEALNEVKDGIIFKIKDDPRITKVGKFLRRYSLDELPQIFNVLLGEMSLVGPRPLPTRDVEKFSERHFIRQEVLPGITGLWQVSGRSNILDFEQIINLDLNYIENWSLRLDFEILLKTVRVVLKKEGAY from the coding sequence ATGTCAAATGTTCAGTTAGACAAGACTTACCTAGACTTACGTGAACCTGTATTTATCAAATTGCGTAAAGGTTCATGGTGGTTAAGATTAGTAACACTTGTTATTGTAGATTTTTCTCTTCTATTACTAGCTTGGGTATTGGCTAAAAATTATTCTACAAATTATAATTGGTTTGATATAAAAAGCTTTTCATCTATATCAATAGCTGCTGCTATCCAAATAGGTGCATTAGCTATCCAGGGTAATTACCACTCTGGTAAAAAATGGTATGATTACTTAAATATTCTGAAAACATTGACTTTTGCACATGGACTAATATTATTTTTCTGTTTACTATATCAGCCAATAATTGAGTCTAAGAGTTCATCATTAATTATATGGTCGTGGGTATTTAGCACAACCTTTGTTTGTTTTGGTAGATATATTGTATACCTTAAGCTTAATTATCTACGAAGATTTAAATTATTAGGTAGGGCTAAAATATTTATTATTTGTGAATCTCAAAAGTACGAAAAATTCGTAAACCTAATCAATAAAGACGAGCGTTACGTCTTGCTAGGACAAGCAAATGCTAATTGTTTAGATAGAGATTACCGCCAAGAAACGTTAGGGAAACTTAATAAATTGGGTGTAACGGAAATTTTCGTTTCTTGGGATGCTATCAAAAACAGAATTTTTGTCTGTTGGCTATTTCAGGCTGCGGGAATTGCAGTACATATTGTCCCAATGGAACTAAATCCGATTCATAGAGATATAGATTTCAATAGAATTGGCGGAATGACTTATTTAACTTTTGATTGTCCAATAATCACAGGTAGAGATTTTTGGATTAAGCGGAGTTTTGATTTTTGTTTTGCTAGTTTATTTTTACTGTTGACTTTTCCCGTATATCTAGCGATCGCTATAGCAATTAAACTAGATTCTCCTGGTACAGTCTTTTACAAACAAACTCGCATAGGCATACGGGGAAAACAATTTAAAGTCTGGAAATTTCGCACCATGAGGTCTGATGCGGAAAAGATGCAAAAAGAGTTGGAAGCTCTGAATGAAGTGAAGGACGGCATTATCTTTAAAATCAAAGATGATCCAAGAATCACCAAGGTTGGTAAATTTCTCCGTCGTTACAGCTTAGATGAATTACCTCAAATCTTTAACGTCTTGTTGGGAGAGATGAGCTTAGTTGGTCCTCGTCCTTTACCTACTAGAGATGTAGAGAAATTCTCTGAGCGTCATTTTATCAGACAAGAAGTTTTACCTGGTATTACTGGTCTTTGGCAAGTTTCTGGTCGCTCAAATATTTTAGATTTTGAACAAATAATCAATTTGGATCTGAATTACATTGAAAACTGGTCACTCCGCTTAGATTTTGAAATCCTACTCAAAACAGTACGAGTAGTTTTGAAAAAAGAAGGTGCTTATTAG